The proteins below come from a single Peromyscus leucopus breed LL Stock chromosome 13, UCI_PerLeu_2.1, whole genome shotgun sequence genomic window:
- the Cd28 gene encoding T-cell-specific surface glycoprotein CD28 — SENKILVKQSPMLVVDNNKVALSCRYSHNLLSKEFRASLYKGVNSDVEVCVVHGNFSYQLQFHSNVGFNCDGKLDNETVTFYLRNLHVNQTDIYFCRIEVLYPPPYLDNEKSNGTIIHVKEKHLCHDQATPKLFWAPIVVAGVLLFYGLLVTVVLYNVWTNSRRNRLLQSDYMNMTPRRLGPTRKHYQPYAPARDFAAYRP, encoded by the exons TCAGAAAACAAGATTTTGGTCAAGCAGTCCCCCATGCTTGTGGTGGATAACAACAAAGTCGCCCTCAGCTGCAGATATTCACATAACCTTCTCTCAAAGGAGTTCCGCGCGTCCCTGTATAAGGGAGTCAACAGCGATGTGGAAGTCTGCGTTGTGCATGGGAACTTCTCCTACCAGCTTCAGTTTCACTCAAATGTGGGGTTCAACTGTGACGGGAAACTGGACAACGAAACAGTGACGTTCTACCTCCGGAATCTGCACGTTAACCAAACAGATATTTACTTCTGCAGAATCGAGGTCCTGTACCCTCCTCCTTACCTAGACAATGAGAAGAGCAATGGGACTATTATTCACGTGAAAG AGAAACATCTTTGTCATGATCAGGCAACTCCGAAGCTGTTTTGGGCACCGATCGTGGTTGCTGGAGTCCTGTTATTTTATGGCTTGCTAGTGACAGTGGTTCTTTATAACGTCTGG ACAAATAGCAGAAGGAACAGACTCCTTCAGAGTGACTACATGAACATGACACCCCGGAGACTTGGGCCGACCCGCAAGCATTACCAGCCCTACGCCCCAGCGAGAGACTTTGCAGCCTACCGCCCCTGA